One Gordonia zhaorongruii DNA segment encodes these proteins:
- the cysW gene encoding sulfate ABC transporter permease subunit CysW, with amino-acid sequence MILSNRVRISLRTVALVYLTVLLVVPVGLIFWRSFEHGLGQFWEWITTPAAISALQLSLIIVVIVVPLNVVFGILTALALARSNFRGKGVLQSVVDLPFAVSPVVVGVALIALWGADGWFGGLESTGFQIIFGLPGMVLATIFVTLPFVVREVEPVLKEVGTEQEEAAVTLGATGWQTFWRITLPAIRWGLTYGVVLTIARALGEYGAVTMVSSNFPGVSQTLTLLVHSRYTDDYNEYGAYAAATLLMMVAIVVLVVMTIVERRVQGRVAEASATTVDAEAGSKTSGSATEEKN; translated from the coding sequence ATGATCCTGTCGAATCGGGTGCGGATCAGTCTGCGCACCGTCGCCCTCGTCTACCTGACCGTGCTGCTGGTGGTTCCTGTCGGCCTGATCTTCTGGCGCTCCTTCGAGCACGGCCTCGGGCAGTTCTGGGAGTGGATCACCACGCCCGCTGCGATCTCCGCGCTTCAGCTGTCGTTGATCATCGTGGTCATCGTCGTCCCGCTGAACGTGGTGTTCGGCATCCTCACGGCGCTCGCGCTGGCGCGCAGCAACTTCCGGGGCAAGGGAGTGCTGCAATCGGTGGTCGACCTGCCGTTCGCGGTGTCGCCGGTCGTCGTCGGCGTCGCACTCATCGCGCTCTGGGGTGCCGACGGGTGGTTCGGCGGTCTTGAATCGACCGGATTCCAGATCATCTTCGGGCTGCCCGGCATGGTGCTGGCGACCATCTTCGTCACGCTGCCGTTCGTGGTGCGAGAGGTGGAACCGGTGCTCAAGGAAGTCGGCACCGAGCAGGAGGAGGCCGCCGTCACCCTCGGCGCGACCGGCTGGCAGACGTTCTGGCGGATCACACTTCCGGCGATCCGCTGGGGACTGACCTACGGTGTGGTCCTCACGATCGCTCGCGCACTCGGCGAGTACGGCGCCGTCACCATGGTGTCGTCGAACTTCCCGGGCGTTTCGCAGACGCTCACCCTGCTGGTGCACTCGCGCTACACCGATGACTACAACGAGTACGGCGCATACGCGGCCGCGACCCTGCTGATGATGGTCGCGATCGTGGTGCTGGTGGTCATGACCATCGTCGAGCGACGCGTCCAGGGGCGTGTCGCGGAGGCGAGTGCGACCACCGTCGACGCGGAAGCCGGCTCGAAGACGAGCGGCTCTGCTACTGAGGAGAAGAACTGA
- a CDS encoding sulfate/molybdate ABC transporter ATP-binding protein has translation MSISVIGANKRYGEFAALDDVSIDIPEGSLTSLLGPSGSGKSTLLRAIAGLDTLDSGTVKINGRDVSKASPQKRDIGFVFQHYAAFKHLTVRDNIAFGLKIRKRSKDEVNRKVDELLDIVGLTVFQKRYPAQLSGGQRQRMALARALAVDPQVLLLDEPFGALDAKVREDLRRWLRKLHDEVNVTTVLVTHDQQEALDVSDRIAVLNKGRIEQIGPPDELYDNPGNVFVASFLGSVSRLNGELVRPHDIRLGRTPEMVFAGPDTTLDTGVVKATVERVVNLGFETRVELRAATTGEDFLAQITRGDQNALHLQAGEEIFARATKVPKLDGE, from the coding sequence ATGTCCATCTCGGTGATCGGTGCCAACAAACGATACGGGGAGTTCGCGGCCCTCGATGATGTGTCGATCGACATCCCGGAAGGGTCGCTGACCTCGCTCCTCGGGCCGTCAGGTTCGGGAAAGTCGACACTGCTGCGCGCCATCGCGGGACTCGACACCCTCGACTCGGGCACGGTGAAGATCAACGGCAGGGACGTGTCGAAGGCGTCGCCGCAGAAGCGGGACATCGGCTTCGTGTTCCAGCACTACGCGGCGTTCAAGCATCTGACGGTGCGGGACAACATCGCGTTCGGCCTCAAGATCCGCAAGCGGTCCAAGGACGAGGTGAACCGGAAGGTGGATGAGCTGCTCGACATCGTCGGGCTCACCGTCTTCCAGAAGCGCTACCCGGCGCAGCTGTCGGGCGGTCAGCGCCAGCGCATGGCACTCGCCCGGGCACTGGCCGTCGACCCGCAGGTCCTGCTGCTCGACGAGCCGTTCGGTGCCCTCGACGCCAAGGTTCGCGAAGACCTGCGGCGCTGGCTGCGCAAGCTGCACGACGAGGTGAACGTGACGACGGTCCTCGTCACCCACGACCAGCAGGAGGCACTGGACGTCTCCGACCGCATCGCCGTTCTGAACAAGGGGCGGATCGAGCAGATCGGTCCGCCGGACGAGCTGTACGACAACCCGGGCAACGTCTTCGTCGCGTCGTTCCTCGGATCGGTGTCGCGGCTCAACGGCGAACTCGTCCGCCCGCATGACATCCGCCTCGGACGCACCCCGGAGATGGTGTTCGCGGGACCGGACACCACGCTCGACACCGGCGTCGTGAAAGCGACCGTCGAGCGTGTGGTGAACCTCGGTTTCGAGACCCGGGTGGAGTTGCGTGCGGCGACGACCGGGGAGGACTTCCTCGCTCAGATCACCCGCGGCGACCAGAACGCCCTGCACCTGCAGGCCGGCGAGGAGATCTTCGCCCGCGCCACCAAGGTGCCGAAGCTCGACGGAGAGTAG
- a CDS encoding alpha/beta hydrolase, producing MPLDPQTQEWLTALEEKTQGRELCDLPVEQARVAFDRLGASSGLPPVEIADISDRTVPGPAGEIPVRVYTPEGTGPFPVLVYFPGGGFVVGTPDSTHGPCTVWAKQIGAVVVSVNYRKGPEDPFPAAVDDAIAVTRWVAGNAAEIGADPARVAVGGDSAGGNLATDVAIDARDNDGPSLAAQVLIYPATDISKAYPSLHENGTGYFISKNLLRWFGANYRADPLDWRASPMLLDDLSGLAPAFVVTAEYDPLRDQGEAYAQRLAEAGVDVQARRYDGQIHAFVANLAGVTGQGKTAVNDIGEYLSGVLGTD from the coding sequence ATGCCACTCGACCCGCAGACTCAGGAATGGCTGACGGCCCTGGAGGAGAAGACCCAGGGTCGCGAGCTCTGCGACCTTCCGGTTGAGCAGGCCCGCGTCGCATTCGACAGACTCGGCGCAAGCTCGGGACTGCCCCCGGTCGAGATCGCCGACATCTCCGACCGCACCGTTCCAGGACCTGCCGGTGAGATTCCCGTCCGCGTCTACACACCGGAGGGCACCGGCCCGTTCCCGGTGCTCGTCTACTTTCCCGGCGGCGGATTCGTCGTCGGCACCCCGGATTCGACGCACGGCCCGTGCACTGTCTGGGCAAAGCAGATCGGTGCGGTCGTGGTCTCGGTGAACTACCGCAAGGGACCCGAGGACCCGTTTCCCGCTGCTGTCGACGACGCGATCGCGGTGACCCGCTGGGTCGCAGGCAACGCGGCCGAGATCGGCGCCGATCCGGCACGTGTCGCAGTCGGAGGCGACAGTGCGGGCGGAAACCTCGCGACCGACGTCGCGATCGATGCACGGGACAACGACGGCCCGTCGCTGGCGGCCCAGGTGCTGATCTACCCGGCGACCGACATCTCCAAGGCGTACCCGTCGTTGCACGAGAACGGCACGGGCTACTTCATCTCGAAGAACCTGCTCCGCTGGTTCGGTGCGAACTACCGGGCCGATCCGCTGGACTGGCGTGCGTCCCCGATGCTTCTCGACGATCTGTCCGGTCTGGCGCCGGCGTTCGTCGTCACCGCCGAGTACGACCCATTGCGCGACCAGGGTGAAGCGTACGCACAGCGCCTGGCGGAGGCGGGCGTCGACGTTCAGGCGCGCCGCTACGACGGTCAGATCCACGCGTTCGTCGCCAACCTCGCAGGCGTCACCGGTCAGGGCAAGACTGCGGTCAACGACATCGGCGAGTATCTCAGCGGCGTACTCGGCACCGACTGA